The proteins below come from a single Biomphalaria glabrata chromosome 10, xgBioGlab47.1, whole genome shotgun sequence genomic window:
- the LOC106069896 gene encoding uncharacterized protein LOC106069896, translating into MNDNRRLLRFINSTDNISLFYGNVSYSTPCFDRSFYRNFRTAMLWSDIVTDVLGTVLNLWLLLAILTSAELRLRLRNRLLSSVCIQNLFECLVYLPFSLYMYTVARNEAWTCPETMAMNLIFYINEFVSNWNLVLILALAVVTLLGADLFLTRLSRWLSIAVTFGVLLMPWVLSVLVVPPTIFTHTQQILLTRASKNETVCWTRMFDVRKILYVLNIGVPAILIAICLAATVFLSWKKKVRERTGVGEMARQLIGGSNEAEGVLPYVAMTVIIYACDFGLVLNIIRSSYYKDCVTVTLKAAVNILEGFKVLLLPMTFLLFPEIRYRVKKTLELLRPAHRTSGLSISYVREG; encoded by the exons ATGAACGACAATAGACGATTGCTTCGATTTATCAACAGCACCGACAACATCTCTCTTTTCTACGGAAATGTCTCCTATTCGACGCCTTGCTTCGATCGCTCTTTCTACAGGAATTTCCGTACGGCTATGCTGTGGTCGGATATTGTCACAGACGTCCTTGGCACTGTTCTGAACCTCTGGCTGCTCCTAGCCATTTTGACATCTGCGGAGCTACGTCTACGCCTGCGTAACAGACTACTCTCCAGTGTTTGTATTCAAAACCTCTTCGAATGCCTGGTCTATCTGCCATTCTCGCTGTACATGTACACTGTAGCCAGAAACGAGGCTTGGACGTGTCCTGAGACCATGGCCATGAACTTGATATTCTACATTAATGAGTTTGTCTCCAATTGGAATCTCGTTCTTATTCTCGCGTTGGCTGTGGTCACGCTCCTTGGCGCGGATCTCTTTCTCACAAGGTTAAGTCGTTGGCTTTCAATCGCCGTAACTTTTGGTGTTTTGCTTATGCCTTGGGTTCTTTCGGTCCTCGTAGTCCCGCCCACGATCTTCACTCATACTCAACAAATTCTGTTAACCAGGGCCAGCAAAAACGAAACCGTCTGTTGGACGAGAATGTTCGACGTCAGAAAAATTCTTTACGTTTTGAATATCGGCGTGCCCGCCATCTTGATTGCAATTTGTCTGGCGGCGACCGTCTTCCTGAGCTGGAAAAAGAAAGTTCGAGAGAGAACCGGCGTAGGGGAAATGGCGCGCCAGCTGATCGGCGGAAGTAATGAAGCTGAGGGTGTCCTGCCGTACGTAGCTATGACTGTTATCATCTACGCCTGCGACTTTGGGTTGGTCCTGAACATAATCAGATCCAGCTACTACAAGGACTGTGTAAC AGTTACGTTGAAAGCTGCTGTGAACATTCTGGAAGGCTTCAAAGTTTTGCTGCTGCCTATGACATTCCTACTGTTTCCGGAAATACGATATCGAGTCAAAAAGACGCTAGAGCTGCTCCGACCTGCGCACCGCACTTCCGGCCTGAGTATTAGCTACGTCAGAGAAggctag